CAGCGCCTGGCACTCGTCGACGCCGTCCCAGCCGTCGCTCGGCATCGCCCGCCCGGCACCCAGCAGCTCGTCGACCTGCCAGCCGCGCTGAACGCCGTGGTCCACGTTGGAGACAAGAGCGGGCCACCAGGTGCTGGCCTGGATGCTCGCGGCGCGCTCGGGACCGAACAGCTCCGCCAGTCTGGGAGTCCACTCGGTGGTGACGCTCTCGCCGTGGGAACCGTCACCGATCTGGGCGGCGACGGCCGGGGTCAGCTGACGGGCCATGCGCCACCACACGGCCGCCGCGGCGTGCTCGTCGGGCAGCGGGCCGGCCGGGTGGTCCGGGGCGGTGGCGGTGCGCAGCAGTTCGTGGGCGGTGACGCCGGCGCGGGACATCGCGGCGAGACGCTCGGCCAGCAGCGGGGTGAACTCGTCGTCGCGGACCTGCGGCGCCAGCGAGTAGAGCAGCTGGCGCCATTCCTTGAGCGCCGGGGTGTGGTCTCCGGTGACGGACTTGTTGAGGCGCCGCTGCCAGGTCGCGGAGATCTTCTGCAACTGCGGCGCGCCGGTCGGTCGCCGGTCGTCGCCGGGGACCTGCATGGCGGCTCGCCAGACCTCGACGTCGGCGATGGTGGCGGACTCGGGGCGGATGCCGTTCTGGGCCCACACCGGCAGCGCACCCTTGTCGGCCTGGTCGGTCGCGCGGGTGCTCACTTGGTCGGCGAGCTCGGTGACCAGGTGAGTACGCTGGGCGAGGTAGGCGCCCCAGTGCGGGTCCTCGGCCAAGCGGGCCGGGACTGCGGGCATCCAGGGCAGCGGGCCGGCGCCGGCGTTGCGCAGGCCGGAGGCGTCCAGGCGCCAGTCGACGACCGCGGCGCGGTCGTGTGCGGTCTCCAGCTCGCGGTCGCCGGCGGCTGCCCGGAGCGCGTCGACGGGGTTCTCTCCGGCGGCGCCGAGCAACAGCAGGTGGGCCCGCAGGGTCGGCCACGCCGCCTCTTCCGAGAGCCCCGGGACGAGCGTCTCGACGGTGCTGTCGAGCGCGTCGACCACGTTGAGCGTCGTCCCGTCGGCCGCGGTGACGGTCTCGTGGCGCAGCAGGTCCTCGGCGGCGACGTAGAGGCTGTCTAGGTAGCGCTGGGCGGCCTCGCCGAGCCGGGTGGCCGGGTCGGCCTGCTCGCGGATGAGGCTGGTGGCGGACCGCTGGGCGTCGTCGCGGGCCAGCATCGACTCGAGGATGTCGGTGGGGGTGAGCGGCCGGACCAGCGTCGGGTGGATCACCGAGTGCGGGTCCCCGTCGCCGACGGCCTCGAGGTAGACGTGGTTGGCGTGCGCGCCGCGGGTCATCATCGTGTAGAGCTGCTGGCGCGACTCGGTGCCGGTGGCCAGGCCGTGCATGGTGTCGGCGGTGACGCCCTGAGCGGTGTGGACGGTGCACGCGTAGCCGAGCTCGGTGGATCGGGCGACGTAGTCGGCGGGCAGCCGCACGGTGCGGCCGTGCTGGGTGTGCTGGACGGTCAGGTCGCCGCCATCGTGGATCTCCAGCACGTGCCAGCGATCGCCGTTCTTCACCCAGTCGGTGGCTGAGGTGCGCAGCCGACGGTCGTTCTCGCGGGTGATGATCAGCTCGCCGATCGAGGCCTCGTTGCCGTCGCCCAGCCGGCGCACCGGTCCGAGGCTGGCGAGGTCGGCCGGGTCGAGCCCGTCGAGCCGGTGGGCGCGTGCCTGCTGGTTCAGCTCGCTGACCAGGTCGCGGGTGGGGGCGAGCATGATCGAGTCCAGACCGGTCGCGCGGTCGGCCTGCCAGGCGGCGAAGACCTCCTCGGTCATCGACGCCAGGTCGCCTACGTGGACCCGGCCGCGATCGAGGTAGAAGCCGAGCGCCTCGGCCTTGCCCACGCGCAGCGCGAGCGAGGCGGCACCCTCGGCGGGGTCCTTGAACCGGACGAGATCGGTCAGCTGCAGCGCCCCGTGGGTGGCGCGGATGTCGCGCAGCACGCCGCCGGCGCCGATCGCGGAGAGTTGCTGGTCGTCGCCGATCAGGCGCACGCTGCCGCCACGCTCGAGGATGTAGGACACCGCGGCGTCGAGGGAGAGGGTGTCGGCCATCCCGGCCTCGTCGATGACCACGAGCGTGGAGGAGTCGATGCCGGCAACCCACGCGGGCATCGCGGCGCCGGGCTCGCGGGCCTCCTGCAGCGAGTGCGTGAGCTTCGCCAGGGTGTCGGTCTGGGTGTCGATCTGCGAGCGCAGCGCGTCCGCGGCCGCGGCCGACGGTGCGAGCCCGATGATCGTGCCGCCGCCGTCAGCCCACGCGCTGGCGAGCGCCCGCATCGCGGTGGTCTTGCCCGATCCGGCGGGCGCGATCGCGAGCTGGAGCCGTGCCCCGGAGGTGGCCATCTCCTTGACCAGGGTGGCCTGACCGGCGTTGAGGGTGATGCCGTTGGCGGTCGACTCGAGCAGCGCCAGGTCGACCGAGTCGGTCGAGACGGCGTATCCGTCGTGGCGGCCGGCGGCCGCGACCAGGCGCTCCTCGGCGCCCAGCACCTTGCTCGAGGTGAACAGTTCGGCGCCGCTCTGGGTGTAGACCGATGCGCCGTCGGCGCGGCGCAGCTCGGCCGGCTCGCTGATCGTGTCCACCTCATGTTCGGGGCGGGCCATGCTCACCGAGCGTCCGTCGAGGACCTCGCTGACCAGCAGGTCGACCACCTTGGCGACGCGGTTGGTGGGCACGTTGGCGCCCCTGACCTGCCGCTGTGCCTCGGCGTAGACGTGCCAGTACTGCCAGGTGCTGCGGCCGCCTTCCATCGTCGACACGATTCGGTCGGTGGTCGTGGCGAACCACGCGGAGTCGGCCAGGGACCGCGCCGCTGCCTTCGGGTTGAGGGCGCCGTGGACCATCTGCTCGACTCGCTGAGGGGTGCCGAGGGCCTCGACGGCCTCGCGGTTCCAGGTCTCGCGCTGCTCGGCCAGCGAGCGCGGCTCGTGCTTGGCCTCGCGGGTCTCCAGCGTTGCCTGCTGGGACAGCTGGATGGTCTCCACCGGCGTCGGCGGCCGCCCGTGGGTGGCCTGGAAGGCAGCCGCGAGGACCTTGCGGCGGTCCTCGACGCTGGCGCGGCGCTTGGAGAACCGGCGGTTCAGCTCGGGATCGACGCCGACGATCTCGCGCACCGGCCGCTTGCGGGCGTCGCCGCCATCGATGCCGTTGGGGCGCTCGTCGAAACGCACGCCGAGGGCGTCGACCAGGTGCCGCTCGAGCGCGGTGTTGTAGGTCTCCGAGGCCGAGACGACCGCCTTGTGCAGCGGCCGGCCGTCGATCGCCAGCCACTTGCCGTCGAGGGTCTGGACCTTGTTCGCCACCGCGACGTGCGTATGCAGGTCAGGGTCGCCGACGCGGGAGTCGCGGTGGGTGAACGCTGTGGCGACCAGGCCGCGGACGTCGACCTGGCGCACGCCGTTGGTGCCGCGGCGGGTGAACAGCGCCTTGGACTCGATGAAGTCCAGGGCGTCCTTGATCGCCGCCTGATGGGCTCGCTCGATCACCGCGGCGGTCTTCGGGTCGGCGATCGCCCACAGCACCGAGACGCTCTTGACCGGCGAGAAGGTCAGGTCGTAGCCGGCCACCGCGTTGGTCTTAGGGCGGGAGTGCTTGGCGATCGTGGCGGCCAGCTCGCGGGCGTCGGCGGGTTCGCGGCCGTGCTCGGCACGGAAGAACTCGGCCGCGACCTCGGTGCGGACCTTGGCCCGATCGGCGGCGGGGACCGGCCAGTCGCCGGGCAGCCCGGCGGCCTCGTTGAGGGCGGCGATGCGCTTGGCGACCTCGATCCGGAACGGGCTGATGTCGTTCTCGTAGACCTTGTACGGCGTGCCGAGCTGGCGGGCGGTCTTGTAGTCAGCCTCGGTCGGCCGGGCGACGCCGCCACCTTCGATGGGGCGGCCGATGCGCAGGTCCAGATCCTTGGTCCGCTGGGTGGCCAGCGGGTGTTGACCGGAGCCGAACAGGCTCTGCATGTGGTCGGCGGTGACGATGTCACCGGCGTCGAGGCCTTCCAGGCCCTCCATGCCCGAGCCGACCCACACACCGGGGGTCTCACCCTTCTCGGTGTAGTAGCTCGCCAGCCCGGTGTGGCCCTTGTCGGTGGCATCCAGCGCTGCGACCTGGCGGGTCAGGTAGTCGTACCCCGACCCCGCCGTCAGCTTGTGGAGGCTCATCGTCACGGTCCCCTACGTGAGCGAGGGCGCGCGGTGCGATCACTTCCGGCCGGACTTCTGGTGTGTTCTTTCTATTCTGCGGACCGAGAATGCAAGAGGTGTGTGGCACTTGGAAGGTCGCGGAAATCTGGGGGGACGCTGAGGGGCGTCGGTGACGGTGAGGTCGTCGGGTTCGGGCTGGCTGGGGTGGATGGGTCGGGCTGGGTTCTGGCTGGGCTGGTTCGGGGGTCGAGGTCGTCGGGTTCGGAAGTTTCTTGGCCGGTGGTGATCGCACGGGCACCGGGATTTGTCGTAGGTGACTGTCAGAGTCCATGTCGACACGGAGTGAGGACCGGATGAGTCAGCAGACGATCAAGCAGCAGGCGCGGCGTACGGCGCGGGAGATGGCCGAGAAGCGGCGCAAGGAGCGCGAGGAGCGCGAGCGCCGGGTGATCGACCTGGCCGAACAGGTCATGGTCGCGATCGGTCAGCGGGACGCGGCGGTGGCCGAGACCGAGAAGCGCGCCGGTGAGGCGCTGCGGGAGTTGACCGAGGTCGAGGGCCTGTCCCTGGGCGAGGCCGTCGAGTGGTGTGGCGAGACGGTCACCGTGCGGGAGGCGACGCGGCTGCGGCGGCTCGCCAACGCGGACGGCGAGCCGAGCCGCGACGTACGCGACGACTCGGGCGACGACGGCGCGGCGCTGGCGTCGGCCGGGAGCGGGGGAGCGGGTGCCGGTTCGTCGGCTGGATGACGCCGGCCCCGCGGCGGTCGCGGCAGCGATCGCGGACCCGGCGGTGCTCACGCGCTACCGGGCGAAGGTCGCCACGGTGCCGGGCAGTGAGTGCCTGTGGTGGACCGGGGCGGTGGCCGGTCGCTCCGAGCGGGAGCGCACGGACGGCGGTGGCCATGGCCGGTTCTGCTACGCGCCGGGGCGGGTGATCATCGCCCACCGGTTCGCGTACGCAGTCATGCACGGCGTTGACGCGCTCGCGGAGGCGCGGCTACTCGGGCACCGCTGCCACAACCCGCTGTGCCAGCGGATTGCACCGGACCACGTCGTGGTGTCGAGCGCGGCGCAGAACCGCCGTGAGTGGTCGGTGCAGCGGCGGCTGCCGTACAGCCCGCTGGCCGACCCGCGCGGCCCGCGTCGACGCGCGCGGGAACTGCGCGACCTGACGCGTGAGGATCCGCAGCTCGTAGCCGAGGACCTCGCTCGGCTCCAGGAGCTGCTGGGCGAGCAGCTGACCTTGTGGTGACGCCCGCCCCAACACAGAAGGACGCCCGCAGCGATGAGCGCTGCGGGCGTCCTTGCGGTCAGAGTGGGTCAGGCGGGTTCGCCGTCGAGGAGCCGACCGAGCGTCTCCCACAGGTCGAGGTAGCCGTCCGCGTCCTCGGGTGCCTGCTCGGCCCACCGGGCGTGAAGGTCCCGGATGCGGTCGAGCCGGTCCAGGCGGTCGGGCAGCGCGGTGCGGGCAGCGGCCATGAACTCCACGTCGGGCGCGTGCTCGGGAACCTCATCCCCGCGTGGGTACGTCTTGAACCCGAGCCGCTGCCATTGAGCACCGGCGTAGGCGACGAGGATGTTGTCCGGGATCAGGGCGTCGGCGGCGGTGGCGCGGATCTTGTCACCGGCAGGAATCCAGGGGCCGGGGGTCGCGAGGGCCTCCAGCGCACGCAGCGCGGCGTCGTCGTCGCTCATGCTGGCTGGTCCTCCCGGGCGGTCGCGGCGGCGAGGTCGAGCCGCCCAGCGGCAGCGGTGGCCACGGCGGTGATCCGTGCGGCGAGCGCGCGCAACTCGGCGGGCGTGCCCTGGATCGCCACCACGTCGTCCCCGGCCAACGTCAGGACCGGCTGGCGGTGCTCACCGGCTCCCACCCAATCCTCGCCGGGGGTGAACACCTGGACGCTGGTCTCGCGGGCGGCCAGCCACTCGATGTGCGCGCTCACGGAGTCACCTCGGCGGGCGCGGTGCCGATGAGGCGGCGGAACGCCTGCACGTCGGCCTCGAGGGAGAACAGGCGGCGGCGGTGCTGGTCGTTCTCCGTGCCGACCTCGGTCAGGACCTGGGCGAGGCCGTCGAGGAACGCCACGACGGCATCGGCGGTGACCGTCTCGCCCATCGCGGTCCACGGCTTCGGGACGCGGCTGCTGGCGGCGTACGGCATCGCCATCATGGCGGCGACGATGCGGCGCTGGTCGCGCTCGCTGATCACGGTGCCGGTCGGCTTCGGCTGGGTCTGCTCGGTCATCACTGCTCCTGTTCGGTGGTGCGGGTGGCGTACTCGGCGTGCAGGGCGTCCAGCGCCGTGGCGACGCTGGACAGGGCCGCGTCCAGGTGGGCGCGGGCGGTCTCGGGGGTCCACCGGCGCACGTCGCGCAGCCGGTGCTCGATGACGATCAGGTCGCAGGCCGTCTCGCTGAGGGTGTGCCGGTCCTTGGCGCTGCTCGCCGCGATGTCGGCGGGGGTGGCGGTCGGCTGGCTCATCGCAGGACGTCCTCGACCGCGCGGCGCTTGGCCTCGTCGAGCGTCGCGGTGCGCATCCCCCAGCGCTGGCCGTAGCCGCCGTCCACGTCGGCGTAGAAGCCCGGCGCGAGGTAGGTCGTGCAGTCGCCGGGCGTGATCCGGATCAGGTAGGTGCGCCCGTGCGCGTGGACGCTGGCGGTGTGCGCGGTCCAGCGCCCCGGCCATCGGTTGTCGGCGTCCACGGCGTGCCACTCGACCGCGGCGGCGTCGGTCGGGCTGTCGGTCTGCTCGCGGGTGGTGGTCGTGTCGGTCATGGCTCCTCCTTCGGTTGGGCCGGTGGCGGGCCGGACTCGGGGTCTCAGCCCGCCACCGGAGGACTTGCGGGACGGACGGTCAGGCGGGGGCCAGCGCGGTCCAGGCGCGGCGCTTGATCCGGTCGGGGTCGTCGCTGGTGAGGACGCGGGTGGCGCGGGCGGTCTGCTCGTCGCCCCCGTGCTTCTTCGTGGTGCGGACCGGGGCGTAGTGGTCGGCGTATTCCGCGACGGCCTGGTAGCCGGCCCACGCGGTGTCGCGGATGCCGGCCTGCGTGTCGGCGTCCGCGAAGAGCCAGTGCAGCCGGGAGCGGCGACGGCGCTCGGTCTCGCGCACGCGCTTGGTGGCGCTGGCCTCGGCCTTGCCGAACGTGGCGTCGATCAGGGCGTCGAACGCGGCGTCGGTCATGGTCTGCTGGATCAGCCGCTCGGCCTCGACCTGGAACGCGTCGACGTAGGCGAACGTCAGGCCGAGCGCGTCGCGGGCGGCCTGCACGGCGGCCTTGGCGTTGCGGGTGTGCCGGATCGAGAACGACGACTCGTGGTTGCGCAGGGCCGCGCTCTGGGTGTTCGCGCACACGACGCGGACCGGGGTCACGAGGATGCGGAACGCGCTGGAGCCGTCGTGGCTGTTGAGCGCGGCGATGTTCAGGTCGACGCGGTCGGTGCCGCCGACGGTGAGCGAGTCCGGCAGCTGCATGGTGATGAACACCTGCCGACCGCCGCGCAGCGACCCGGCGGTGTCGAAGATCGCGCCGGACTCGTCGGCCAGCAGGTTCAGGAACTCGGCGTGGTCCTCGTTCTGCAGCGGCGTGTAGCCGCCGCCCACGACGCCGAGCGCCTCGGGCTCGCCGGTGAACGGGTTGGTGCGCACCGTGGCGAAGCCGGGGACCTCGATCGCGGTGACGCCGCCCTCGCTGACCTCGGCGGTGGTGAGCGGCAACTTGCGGACGTCCCAGCCGCCCAGGTGACCGAGTCGCATGGCCTCTTCGGCGGTGAACGCGCGGTCGCGGACGGTGGTGCCCAGGCGGTGCCAGGCGTCCTTGCGGGCGAAGACGGCGGCGGCCTGCGTGCCGTGGGTCTCGATCTCGTGTGACATGTCGGGGTCCTCCCGGGTAGCGGATCAAACGAACTGAGTTCATTCTATGGTTTCTATTCCACTGAGGGCGGTTCTCCACAGGGAGAACCGCCCTCAGGTGGGGGAGGGGTGACGGGTCAGGCGGCGCTGTCGCTGGCCTCGTCGTCGTTGTCGTCGTTGTCGTCGTTGTCGTCGGCGGCGTCGTCGGCGGCGTCGCTGGCGTCCTCGTCGGTGGTCGGCTGCTGCTCCTCGCCGAGCAGGATCCGCTCGACCTCGCTGGGCTGGTAGCCCCACTCCACGAGCGCGCCGAGCACGCGGGCGTCCCACGCGGTCGGGTTGCGCCACGAGTGCTTGCCGGTCGTCGCCTCCCACGCCGCCACGACCGCCGCGAGCGTGGTCATGGTCGCGGCCTTCGGCGTGCTCGCCTTGGTGATCTTGCGGCACTCATCGTGGCCAGCGCCGTAGTAGCCGGTCGGCCGCTCGACCCCCAGCAGCGTGAAGAGCATCGGGTGGCGGTGGTCCATGGCCTTGCTCAGCGAGTGGTGTCCGGTGACGACGGCCTCGCAGATCAGGGCCTCGGCACCCTTCGGGGCGGTCTTGCGGGCCACGAACCCGGCCAGCCACTCGCGGCGCACCGTCTCCGCGCTCGCCCACGCCTTGTTGTTGGCGATCACGCGGCGGCGCTCCTGGCTCTGCTGCTCGCGCTGCGCCTCGGCCTCCTCCTCGTTCTCGCCCTCGTCGCTGCTGTCGGCGGTGCTGCTGCCGGAGCCGCCGCGACGACGCAGGCCGGAGGCGGCGAGGTCGGTCACGACCCAGACCGGCACGTACTGCTGGTAGGGCACGGCGGGCTCGTAGTCCTCGCTCTCCTCGTCGCTGCCGTCCTCGTTCTCCTCGTCGTACTCGTCCTCGGGGTAGACCCACTCCTTGACGACCTGGACGCGAGCGCCGGGGACGTTGGGCCACTCCTCCTCGGCCAGCGGCTCGCCGTCCTCGGTGACCAGCCGCTCGATGCGCAGCACCTCGTCGGCCTGCTCGACCTCCTCGGCGGTCAGGACCGGCAGGCCCTCGGTCCGCAGGCGCTCGACCTCGGCGGCGTCGGCCTCGCGCTCGGCGGCCTCGTCGCGCAGCCGCTGGGCCTCGTGGGCGAGCGAGCGCCGCCACCGCTTGGCGTTCTCCAGCCGCTCGACGGCCCCGGGGTCGTGCTCGAACTCGGCGAAGATCGCGGCCTCTTCCAAGGTCAGGTCGCCGGCGTCGAGGCGGTTGCGGCTCTGGTCGGCCTTGGTGACCGCCAGGGCGGCGTTCACGGTCGGGCGGTCGATGCTGGTGCGCTTGGCGATCTGCGCGGCGCTCACGCCGAGCAGGGCCAGCTGCTCCACGCCCGCGACGATCTCGGCCTCGCGCATCCCGGCCCGGTGGATGTTCTCGACCATCTGGTCACCGATCCGGTCGGCGTCGGCGGGCTGGGGCACGACCCGGGCCGGGATCAGGCCGGTCGGGGTGCCGACCTCGGCGGCGGTCACCGTACGCCGCTGGCCACGCAGCAGGACGTACTGCCCGTCCTCGTCGCGGTAGACCGTGACGGCCTCCAGCACGCCGCGCTCCTTGATCGACTTGCGGAACTCCTTGTGGTCGGGTCGCAGGTCGGTGCGGACGTTGGTGCCGATGATGATCGCGGCGGGGTCGAGGTAGAGGAACTCCTCGGACTGGACGGCCTCGGTGGCCTCCTCGGCGGCGCTGTCGGCGGGGGCCTGGATGGTGTCGGTCATGATGCTGTCCTCCATGGGTAGAATAGAAAGAACTGACATGACCTAGTCTCCCAACGGGGGCCGACACCTACCGGGCCGCAGGGCGAACCTGTGGAAAGGTGGGCACGTCCGGAGGGTGGGGAAAACCCCCTGCTCTCACCGGGCGCGGACTCCGCTGCGGCGGCGCGGCGCAGCTGCACCTCGTAGCTGTCTGGACGGAAGGAATCGAGCGAGAGTGGGAACGGCTGCACACGGCCCCGCCCGGGAATGCAGCGGCGTTGGTGTTAGCCGCTGCAGCTCGCCGGCGATCGCTCCCGGCACGCGGGGCAGGGGAGTGGCTGAGGTGGTGGTGGCGTGACGAGCCAGACCACGATCCCGGTCGGGATCTACTGGAAGCCCGGCGTGTGGGACCTCGCCCGCTCGGCGTACGTCGCCGACCTGGACACCGATCCAGAGTCGCCCGGTTCGTTCGTCGGCTGGCTCGCCCAGGCGCTCGAGCTGCACGCCCGGCGATCGCCCCAACAGCGGGCCGAGCTCGCGGCCGCCGGCGAGAACCATCCCGCCCTGGTCAGCGTGACCCGCAAGAGCTTCAACAAGAAGCACGACCTGCCGGCCTCGACGATGGAGACGGTCGAGGACGCCCTGGTCGCCGATCGCCAGGAGCTCGGCCGGATGCTCGCCCGGTCTGCGTTCGCCCAGGAGGCGGTCATCGCCGCGGCCGAGCACTCCCGCCGCCGGCTCGGCCGCGAGCTGCCGCCACCTCCGCAGAAGCTCAGCAACCGACCGCCACGGCGCCGGCCGACGGGGTGAGCCGGCGCGGGCAAGGTCACTTGAGCTGCATGCGGAGCACGGCTGCTCCCTGCTTGAGCGTCTTCTCGGCCTCGGACAGGGTGCGCTCCTTGCGGCGCTTCTTGTAGAGCGGGTTGTCGCTGTCCCTGAGTTGCTCGAGACCATGCAGCATCAGCTTCAACGCACGTTGGCGCTCGACGAGCTGCTTCGCGCCGCGGCGCTTCCGATCGCTGATCGGCACCTTGGTCGCGTCCTCGATCTGCTGCGACCAGCGGATGGCGCGGTTCTGTCGCGACTCGAAGGTCAGCGCCCCGAACGCAGTCCGCTGGTCGGGCGCTGGAGCTCCCGGCGCAAGGCCGCGCGCCGCGTCGTTGATGGCGACGACGAGTCCCTCCGGCGTGAACTGGAAGAGCGCAACCCCAAGCCGGTCCGCCTCGAGGATCGCCGCGGTGGTGTAGCTCGACGCGTAGAAGATCCGACTCCGGAGGCCGTGGGCCGCCCCGATGAGCCGTTGAATGTCTGGTCGGCCCGTGGGGCCCTCGTGATACTTGACCTGCGCTGCAGCGTCGTGAGCGATCACGTCGAGTCCTGCGTCTGCTCCACCTGGTGTGACCGTCGCGCCGCTGAACCCGAGATCCACCATGTGCGCCGCTGCGAGCAGCTCCGCTTCTTGCCAGCTCGTGACTGGGCGCCCCCATCGCCATGCGCCCGTGGATCCGGGAGGAGGAGCCGTACCCGCGGGATCGGGGGGCGCCGACGGCGGTGGGGGAGGTGCCTGGGTGGTGGATCCTGAGGGTGAACTGGCCCCACCGGTCATCTGCAACGCGCGGAGGTCTGGTTCCTGTAGCAGGAGGCTGAGGCAGAGCCCGCGTGCGTCGAAGACGTCGACCGACTGCCCGATCAGCCGCTTCTTCCCCAGCACGATGGTGAAGGGGCGTTCGATCGCCTGAGTCGATCTGCCGATCATGGAGATCGTCAGGAGCCGGGAGTCGGTGGCCACGACGAGCGCAGGAGCCATGCCGGTGCTGATTGCCACCCACTCGGCACGCTCGTTTGACCGGAGATCCGCAAAGAGCCGGTCGGCAACCTTTTCAAGCTGGCGCCGCGCCCCACGGTCGCCGGCCAGCGTCGCGGTGCGGTGATCGTTGCTCAAGCGGTCCACGCCGCCATCCTGCCCGGACGGTCCGACACGTGGAGTCAGAAACGGCGACCTGGTAAGCGGACGCGTCGACGAGACCGTGCAGAAAATCTTCCCCGAGCTGATCGCTGCGGAGCACCGATCGCACCTAGGTGACTGCGGGAGCGATTACCTCTCGCAGTCACCTAGGAGGAAGTCATGTCCACCACCGTCACCTTCGCCGGCAACCTGGCCGAGGCTCCCGAGCTGCTCTACACCCGCGAGAACAAGCCGTTCGTCAGCTGCCGGGTCCTGGTCAACCGGCGCGTGCAGAACGACGAGGGGGAGTGGGTCAACGACGAGCCCACCGCACACAACGTGAAGATCTTCGGCTCGGCCGCCACCCACGTCCACGACAGCTGCGGATCCGGCGACCCGATCTTCGTCCACGGCCTCGAGCGCACCGAGAGCTGGCCGGACAAGGAGACCGGCGAGAAGCGCACCAAGGACGTCGTGGTCGTCGACAACCGCTTCGGCGAGGTCGGTGTCTCGCTCAAGTACGTCTCCGCGCGCATCGAGCGCACCACCCGCCCGGCCCAGGCCAGCTGAGCCGTAAGGAGGTTCGCTCCGATGGATCTCGTCGTACAGTCCCCGGACGAGCTGCTCGCCGCGGTGCCCCACGTCCTGGGCTTCAAGCCCGAGGAGTCGATCGTCTTGGTGCCGTTCCGGCCCGGACTGCCGATCACCCGCGTCGACCTCCCGACGACCGCCGCCGACCGCGAGGCGGTCTGGGACGCCGTCAGTGGCCCCTACGGCCGGCACGCCCGCCCCGGAGCCCGGCTGGCCATCCTCTGCTTCACCGAGGACCGCCGCAGCGCCGAGCTGGCCAGCCAGCACCTGTCCAACCGCCTTGAGACCGTGGGCATCACCACCCACATCCGACTGTGGTCCGACGGCGAGCGCTGGCGCGAGTTAAACACCGGCCAGACCGGCCTGCAGACCCAGGCAACCGCCGATCGGATCGCGGCCGCGACCGTGCTCACCGGCGCCGCCCAGCCGGCGGCCAACCGCGCCTCACTGGCGGCCTCCATGGTCGGAGACCGCGAGCCGATCGCCCAGCTGATCCCCGCAGCTCGAGCAGCAGCCGCCGCCAGCAGCCCCGCCGTCGAGCAGGACTGGGCACTGGACCGCCTCGAGCAGTTCCACGCCGACGGCAACCGGCTCTCCGACCTCGACGGGGCCCGGATGCTCGTCGCCCTGGAGACGATCAGCACCCGCGACGCGCTCTGGGAGGACATGAGCCGGGAGAACCACACCTCCCACATGGCGCTCTGGAACGACCTCACTCGCCGCGCACCCGACGAGGTCCGCGCGGCCCCGGCCTCCATGCTCGGCTTCGCCAGCTGGCTTCACGGCGACGGCGCCAAGGCCTGGTGCGCGCTGGACCAGGTCCCCGCCGACCGGCCCTACTCCATGGCCGCCATCGTCGCCTCTGCCCTGCAGAACGGCATCCACCCGCGCGAGTGGGAGAGGTACCAGACCCAGATGCGCGACCTCGCCGGCGAGCTCGACGAGTCCTTCGTCCCCCAGCCTCCGAGCCAGCAGCGCGGCCTACCGGGCACCCGGCCCGCCACCGACCGCCCCGCCCCGGGCCGCTGAGGAGGGAAACGCCATGTACCACGACGACACCGACCCGATCGCCCAGGCCCAGCCCAGCGCCACCGAGCGCCAGCTGCGCCGCCTGGTGGTGCCCGAGCCCGCGGCCTACGCCCCCGACAAGCGCCTCGACGTCATCCACGAACCCGACCTCGAGCTGCTGTGGGGAGGCCAGGCATGAGCGGCGACGTCGACGAGGCCGACCGGCTCGCCAGGGTGACCCTGAGTCGGGCGATCGAGCCCGGCGACCTCCGCGTCACCGGCCTGGTCAGCGAGCTCGGCGCGGGCAAGGTCCTCGGCTACCTCGAGGCCGCGGCCGAGGTCGAGTCCCACTGGGGCTTCGGGATCGCCCAGGAGCTCGGCCGCGTCGACCCCGCCCAGGTGCTCGAGCAGGCAGCCGCCCGCGGCATCCGCTTCATCGTCCCCGGCGACGCCGAGTGGCCCACCCAGCTCGGCGCCCTCCGCGACGCCGGCGCCCTCCACGACCGCGGCGGTGAACCCTTCG
Above is a genomic segment from Nocardioides aromaticivorans containing:
- the mobF gene encoding MobF family relaxase, which gives rise to MSLHKLTAGSGYDYLTRQVAALDATDKGHTGLASYYTEKGETPGVWVGSGMEGLEGLDAGDIVTADHMQSLFGSGQHPLATQRTKDLDLRIGRPIEGGGVARPTEADYKTARQLGTPYKVYENDISPFRIEVAKRIAALNEAAGLPGDWPVPAADRAKVRTEVAAEFFRAEHGREPADARELAATIAKHSRPKTNAVAGYDLTFSPVKSVSVLWAIADPKTAAVIERAHQAAIKDALDFIESKALFTRRGTNGVRQVDVRGLVATAFTHRDSRVGDPDLHTHVAVANKVQTLDGKWLAIDGRPLHKAVVSASETYNTALERHLVDALGVRFDERPNGIDGGDARKRPVREIVGVDPELNRRFSKRRASVEDRRKVLAAAFQATHGRPPTPVETIQLSQQATLETREAKHEPRSLAEQRETWNREAVEALGTPQRVEQMVHGALNPKAAARSLADSAWFATTTDRIVSTMEGGRSTWQYWHVYAEAQRQVRGANVPTNRVAKVVDLLVSEVLDGRSVSMARPEHEVDTISEPAELRRADGASVYTQSGAELFTSSKVLGAEERLVAAAGRHDGYAVSTDSVDLALLESTANGITLNAGQATLVKEMATSGARLQLAIAPAGSGKTTAMRALASAWADGGGTIIGLAPSAAAADALRSQIDTQTDTLAKLTHSLQEAREPGAAMPAWVAGIDSSTLVVIDEAGMADTLSLDAAVSYILERGGSVRLIGDDQQLSAIGAGGVLRDIRATHGALQLTDLVRFKDPAEGAASLALRVGKAEALGFYLDRGRVHVGDLASMTEEVFAAWQADRATGLDSIMLAPTRDLVSELNQQARAHRLDGLDPADLASLGPVRRLGDGNEASIGELIITRENDRRLRTSATDWVKNGDRWHVLEIHDGGDLTVQHTQHGRTVRLPADYVARSTELGYACTVHTAQGVTADTMHGLATGTESRQQLYTMMTRGAHANHVYLEAVGDGDPHSVIHPTLVRPLTPTDILESMLARDDAQRSATSLIREQADPATRLGEAAQRYLDSLYVAAEDLLRHETVTAADGTTLNVVDALDSTVETLVPGLSEEAAWPTLRAHLLLLGAAGENPVDALRAAAGDRELETAHDRAAVVDWRLDASGLRNAGAGPLPWMPAVPARLAEDPHWGAYLAQRTHLVTELADQVSTRATDQADKGALPVWAQNGIRPESATIADVEVWRAAMQVPGDDRRPTGAPQLQKISATWQRRLNKSVTGDHTPALKEWRQLLYSLAPQVRDDEFTPLLAERLAAMSRAGVTAHELLRTATAPDHPAGPLPDEHAAAAVWWRMARQLTPAVAAQIGDGSHGESVTTEWTPRLAELFGPERAASIQASTWWPALVSNVDHGVQRGWQVDELLGAGRAMPSDGWDGVDECQALVWRTSIALETAPDEHAHEVHFDEPPADLWEGVDPDPVAFVDHPDDVPWPLTEDPGPEHDPVDEDQHDEHQVNALEAADEDQYVEPDLTLSAYIRDLGGTRLEPTDADLRLMYQRAEEWQSSPVSRERMLEINDMAQAFFEARFADSWGRDYLTGRFGVDLAGDERFRPGQAPAGWTNLVDHLRGRGVSDTEMLATGVATEASTGRLIDRFRDRVMFPVIHQGEVLGFVGRRRPDLTDADKGGPKYLNTADTPLFHKGAQLFGVVDELLAEGAVPVIVEGPMDAVAVTIASAGLYVGVAPLGTSLTDEQAAQLAAVGRDPIVATDADLAGQVAAERDFWMLTPHGIDPGYARFPDGLDPADLLAQHGPAALTAAVASGQPAFRSLGDQLLTERLDNLAPEQARVAAMRILSARPSRAWEPGVNQVRARLQLSQMQARRDLRDAVKSWDADPRKAALAELHKSSEVRARLAATAEQTPAERWAPLARELDPRLLEQGDWAATAAILQKAHEHGHDIGGTTRSLVAEKPLGDSPARDLRYRIVSRLNLPIDTSQQVATSPQSQGTVRKRRDANCPQPPRRGTRRR